The Salvia hispanica cultivar TCC Black 2014 unplaced genomic scaffold, UniMelb_Shisp_WGS_1.0 HiC_scaffold_425, whole genome shotgun sequence genome contains the following window.
aacaatccattgaatattattataatactattaatacaATTATGACGGTTACAAATAAAGTggaattaagttaatttaatatattcttttaattacatatatattcctagcataaaatgattattcaaAAGCTCCCAAAATTCATCTTTTATATAAGTATAGAAGTATAGATagaaaatttggaattgaaatatactactccctccgtcccaagataagtgacttgtattcctttttggggtgtcccactacAAGTGaccttatttccatttttataaaaaagtcatctctcttactttattctccacctactttattctctcttctctcctctacttttccctctctcatactttactctcttcactttaatttatttaaataccattccttaaatcccgtgcccaaaagaagtaggtcacttatcttgggacggagggagtgctAAATAACCTATACAGTATGCTAAACACAcacaaactcaattttttcataaattatttttgtaactaaaaagttaaatttaaCATCATTAGTGTACGATTAATTAGAATAGTACATTAGTACTTAGTACTTGCACGACTAGTTAACAACTTTGTAATTTGAGTATGCATGGACATATTATACTGTTTGTAGTCagaattaactttattttatcaaattgcCCATTtgactcaatttttttatttttctctctcgaATCCCAAGCTACATCTCACATCTGTAGTTATAATTGTTGTTTGAAAAAGATCTGACTAATAATCACATCTTTATCCACCCTAATCCAGAAACAacctttttaataaaaaaggtaaaaaaaaattaagacaGTAATATCTCTTCTTCTATCTGACCggtcaattattattatgtccCCAGAATGCTTTAAGTGTCTTTTTCCGAACGCAACCTTCTTTATTACGATCGAAGCAGCACCACCAACCCCAGTTCTATCACTTTTTATATGCATCCCTCCCTTGGTCAAATCCCAAACTTAATCTGCCTCCATATCCACAGCGTTCTCTCCCAACAAAGACTCAACAAATGCTCTCAGTCTCGAGCAGTTGTGGCCTTCCAATCTGTCTAAATGGGATTTCTCGTCCTCTTCCTTTCTCCCAAGAGTATgtctctctgtctctctaAAGAAAGCAAGGAGTGGTTTGTTTAATGTTGTTGGTTGACATGTTTCAGGTTGGAGGATCATGAAAGGAGGAGGGAGAGCATGAAAAGGAAGAAATTTCAAGAGTTTTTGCAGTTACATGAGATGATTACTAGAGAGGCTTCGGGCCATGGAAGCGACAACCGTGGAGGAGGTGTTATTAAAACTGAGTTTTATCCCTGCATTTCCCTACCCAGTACTGCAAAAGCTGCATAAGTTAGTTACTATGTTATAGGCTTCAGTTTTTCCTCTATTGTTGCTTTTCAATATGAATCTTATGAGATGGGAAATTCTACATTCGAATTTGGTTGCTCTAGATATCTTCTAGTTTCCCGTTTTTGTGGTAATTCATTCCATGTAAGCGAAAGAGAACAGCGAGGCCGGATGTTATAGAGAGTAATACATAGGAGTATTACAGTAGTGTTAACGgcacataattatttttggccCTAACAATTGCAAATGACCCAAGTATTGAgcttataataatatgattagGTTCAGATGATTATTTATACACCTGATTCAAAATAACTATGATGTCGAAAATATTGAAGGGAAGGCAGCAATGGTTgagtatttctattttctactAATGCGGATTCTCTATTACTACAAAATTGCTCTATGAATCATCAATGGTGCTCACTATACCGGCCGTGAGTGAAAGCATAGTAGGATGACTTAGAAATTAGAATGCTACACACGGAATCAGTAAAAAAAGACTACACTTTGGCATGGAACTTCTAATCCCCTCCCATCTACTAGAGTTTTGTCTGTAGTATTCCAAAGGCAGCCAGATTCATGTATTTCaaacaaatggaaaaaatacTAACAAGATGTTGTGAATATTGTTGAATTCTCTGGGCCCAAGGTTGCCAAGTAGTACAAGATTCACATCAAGTTAATAACTTCCAAGTAACAGTCTCAAAGATGACTTACTCCACATATCTAAAACTGGTGACAACAACtaaatatactagtatctATTAAGTTCATGTCAAGGCAGGGTAGAATACACCTTACTCAGCAACAGTCGTTCGAAGAGGCAAAGAACTTTCAATTTCCTTGGCCTCAGAGTTCTTCTCTGCAACAGCTTTTGACATCCCGAACATCTAAAAGACCATCAAGAGTGCCAAATAgatattagtactagtatataacgAGAAGAGAAACCAAAAGTCTAGGAATCTAAATACTAGACCAAGACGTTAAGCTACCTTCTTGATTGTCTTTTGGAAACAAGTCTTGTGTTCGTCCATAGAAGCATGGATGAATTCATCAATGTGATCTTTCACATCCTCTAGGAAAGTTGCACTTTCACTCTTCTTCTTCCGACATGAAGCTGCAGCTGGCGTAGAAGCTATGGATGAGGGGTTCTCGGTTGGAGTCTTTCCAGTTGCCATTGAAGGTTATAACCTACATAACATTCAGTACCGCAGTGACAGCATCTCTTAGATTGCTTATACATCGAAAACAGAACACATAAGAGATACGGCGGAAAAACGAAATGAATGACTAACAAAATAATCAGCAATCATGAAATAAGAAGATGAATTTCAGTAATTTTAGTAGGAAGTATCAAAAACCATGATTGAccaaattatttatcaaactTGTTTTGGATTATATACTTAAATCACCACATGGATAACTGTTCGAGCACAAGAATAGGAGCTTGAAATCGCATTCATGgcaaaacataaacaaatagAATGGCGATATGTCAATTACCTCACAACATAAACAAATTACcccataaaataaaagcaacTTCTAGAAAAAATTCTACATCTCAAACAAGGAAGACCTAACTTGTGTTAGGACACAGGCTGCTCGACAAAATGCCAGAGTGGTATTAAACACTCCAAACAGAAGCAATCGAAAAAACTGAACAACACGAAACGCGAAATCGAACTGATCACGAATGTAATCaaagaattgaaataaaatcacataagaaagagaaatactTGTAGACGATGAGAAATTcagaaataaatttcaattccgATTTTTTACGAACCATACATTGTAGACTCATATTTACATGGGCTATGAGCCACATATGTATATACCAAAGCCCAAAGGCCCAGATGATAAATTTCACAAAGGAAGAggcttattttttataataatgttttGTATTCTTATTATATTGTCAAAGTCGACGTGGgatattttaacaaaaaccCATCCCAAATCGTCCATTTTTTTTTGCGTTTTGAATAGTGCTACCCAAAAATGGGGTAGAAGCTCGTAGCAATCGCAAATTCCCTTTTCCAATTTCTCGAAATTGCAATTTAAATCCTTTCTTGTCCATCTATTTCGAACGAGCAATGAAACTTACCGATTTATGGAGAATTCGActggagaaagagaaaatggaagaaaGAAACTTGGCCTatctaattaatgaaaatctcattttgtaatatattttatagtataaattattagtattgatttttttttcataatttgtgAATGTAATTCATATCTAGAAAAACTTTTCTTTAGTTCACGAACtctatatatcattttaagtTCGTAagctttgaaaatatcatttgaggtccgtcaactatgagttaatatctatcgaaatatttttttactatttttaagtttttttagatgaaaataccctcaataccttgaagcgtacaaatttttaataaacttatcatttactcatatttttaaaaatattatatatttttgatgaattttttaaatataatttgaccttcaatatggagtatcacttaattttgtgacatgaaAAAAGTTTCTTCTTCAATGTCGACTCTTATTCTACTACATAGAGGTCACCACGGTTAAGAACTGCCGTTCCGTGGAACGCCCATACCTTCCAGGGTTCCGCTTGACCGCCGTtcaattttcgttttttaaatttattcatttatagtactaattacaaattacaccTTGTAGTCTTGTactattgaataaaatagaacgagaatgacaattgacaaatGGAGTAGAAG
Protein-coding sequences here:
- the LOC125199208 gene encoding uncharacterized protein LOC125199208; translated protein: MATGKTPTENPSSIASTPAAASCRKKKSESATFLEDVKDHIDEFIHASMDEHKTCFQKTIKKMFGMSKAVAEKNSEAKEIESSLPLRTTVAE